A genomic region of Gossypium hirsutum isolate 1008001.06 chromosome D01, Gossypium_hirsutum_v2.1, whole genome shotgun sequence contains the following coding sequences:
- the LOC107933412 gene encoding uncharacterized protein: protein MATSDECCSVQLIDGDGSFNDTGIESFIKEVKLHECGLSYAVVSIMGPQSSVATPKQIRELMQVDGLTNDEVKSHSFMSRCLVSVHYFGLKLLVVGICQWKQPCFCSCIPFFH from the exons ATGG CGACAAGCGATGAATGTTGTTCAGTTCAACTTATTGATGGAGATGGTTCATTCAATGATACTGGAATCGAAAGTTTTATCAAGGAAGTGAAACTTCATGAATGCGGTCTGTCATATGCCGTGGTTTCCATCATGGGACCGCAAAGCAGCG TGGCTACTCCAAAGCAGATTAGGGAACTTATGCAAGTAGATGGCTTAACCAATGATGAAGTTAAGAGTCATTCGTTCATGTCCCGTTGTCTTGTTTCAGTTCATTATTTTGGTCTGAAACTTCTTGTAGTTGGAATTTGTCAATGGAAGCAGCCATGTTTTTGTAGCTGTATTCCTTTCTTCCATTGA
- the LOC107933416 gene encoding uncharacterized protein yields the protein MEGSSNSIVEERAELMVSPDNKNLELRTAHFITPSTGLTSIDGNLPNHCLSSLTKIYPKNRAMEVNFVGWRHPQKEWKAWAANMASLHESTWKEAGIFEAIMNSTYKIERNNDLVFGVAEKWCHETNSFIFPWGEATITLEDIMILGGYSVLGSPVFAPVETEEMEETWEKLENARKEMYKSTTKKASHSLWIRKFMHSGSEIEHEAFLALWLSRFVLPSSFDVVVNIVFPIAIHLARGTRIALGPAALAKIYSDLSCLKQNIIASTQLDSKCDGGNVAVALEVTLCSQLTLVQVWVWERFPDLRPKPNLIENGDPRLALWHDLKCKVQDVRSVLDKSKERFDWRPYVDCGKFYGDTAIWISVDLSLDDELLSFAQCLRASELVGLECIEQYLPHRVALQFGMDQDIPCSVPRSNDSPVIAWSNYNNSVGGGKLYIPSKLFKGDVTAKYSNWWKQSVLILQEESIDVLLKQRSSTNFKMTPNGTMGINETDMFRGLKLIPMCLKRPREDDTYSGFKTMPKKFVMQCFVARSSSIAIGSEADTEVKNESTSSSSLSKLKPDFVIQKELNNSSFPPGFPPKGNMLQAKGSFNRDKVTVAVPVPPGFIPKSSITEDKINPPVPPGFPSKCNMVEVRDIVDARDFVEDKVTVTMGGNHSASHLGSLSLDSDDEDQLTISQMSKPYKKFGNIDRRDALENSSGQCSVADNVLPRCELITTLGAEEDAHGASIVPAIYCNACPNEQSWLHLEARISKLETLLGKMKAAREVKSLVTKGWVNLD from the coding sequence ATGGAGGGTTCCTCGAACTCCATTGTTGAAGAAAGAGCAGAGCTTATGGTTTCACCAGATAATAAAAACCTCGAACTAAGAACAGCCCATTTCATCACACCTTCCACAGGCTTAACCTCCATTGATGGAAACCTTCCAAACCATTGTCTTTCCTCTTTGACAAAAATTTATCCCAAAAATCGGGCTATGGAAGTAAATTTCGTTGGGTGGAGACACCCACAAAAAGAATGGAAAGCATGGGCCGCCAACATGGCTTCATTACATGAATCCACATGGAAGGAAGCTGGTATTTTCGAAGCCATAATGAATTCAACGTACAAGATTGAAAGAAACAATGATTTGGTCTTTGGGGTTGCTGAAAAATGGTGCCATGAAACCAATAGTTTCATTTTTCCTTGGGGTGAAGCGACGATTACATTGGAAGATATCATGATCCTTGGGGGTTATTCAGTTTTGGGGTCTCCTGTTTTCGCTCCTGTTGAAACAGAGGAAATGGAGGAAACATGGGAGAAACTCGAAAATGCAAGGAAAGAAATGTACAAGAGTACAACTAAAAAGGCCAGTCACAGTTTGTGGATAAGGAAGTTCATGCACAGCGGTAGCGaaatcgagcacgaggcattcCTTGCATTGTGGTTATCAAGGTTTGTTTTACCATCTTCTTTTgatgttgttgtaaacattgTTTTCCCCATTGCTATTCACCTTGCCAGGGGGACTAGAATTGCACTTGGACCTGCTGCTCTTGCTAAGATTTATAGTGATTTGAGTTgcttaaaacaaaacattattgCTTCAACACAGTTAGATTCCAAATGTGATGGTGGAAATGTTGCAGTTGCACTAGAGGTTACACTTTGCTCACAACTTACACTAGTCCAGGTTTGGGTCTGGGAGAGATTTCCGGACTTACGTCCGAAGCCTAACTTAATCGAAAATGGCGATCCAAGGTTGGCTTTATGGCATGACCTGAAGTGCAAAGTGCAAGATGTGAGGTCAGTTCTAGACAAAAGCAAGGAACGGTTTGATTGGCGTCCTTACGTTGATTGTGGTAAGTTTTATGGAGATACAGCAATATGGATATCAGTTGATTTGAGTTTAGACGATGAATTGCTGTCATTTGCTCAATGCTTGAGGGCTTCGGAGCTGGTTGGACTAGAATGTATAGAGCAGTACCTTCCGCATAGAGTGGCATTGCAATTCGGAATGGACCAAGATATTCCCTGTAGCGTTCCCCGATCAAACGATAGTCCTGTGATCGCATGGTCCAATTACAATAATTCCGTTGGTGGTGGGAAGTTGTACATTCCTTCCAAGCTTTTCAAGGGAGATGTTACTGCTAAATACTCGAATTGGTGGAAGCAATCGGTCTTGATTCTGCAAGAAGAAAGTATAGATGTGTTACTAAAGCAAAGAAGctccacaaacttcaaaatgacACCAAATGGAACAATGGGAATTAATGAAACTGATATGTTCAGAGGTTTAAAATTGATTCCGATGTGCTTGAAGCGGCCTAGAGAAGATGATACTTACAGTGGTTTTAAGACAATGCCAAAGAAGTTTGTAATGCAGTGTTTTGTAGCTCgaagctcatcgatagcaattggcTCAGAAGCAGACACTGAAGTTAAGAATGAAAGTACTTCATCTAGCTCTCTTTCCAAGTTAAAGCCTGATTTTGTAATTCAGAAGGAACTTAATAATTCTTCATTTCCTCCTGGTTTTCCTCCCAAAGGAAATATGCTGCAAGCCAAAGGTTCTTTTAATCGAGATAAGGTGACTGTGGCTGTACCAGTTCCTCCCGGTTTTATCCCCAAAAGTTCTATTACTGAAGATAAAATTAACCCTCCAGTTCCTCCTGGTTTTCCTTCCAAATGCAATATGGTGGAAGTAAGGGATATTGTTGATGCCAGAGATTTTGTTGAAGATAAAGTGACTGTAACAATGGGTGGGAATCATTCAGCAAGTCATCTTGGAAGTCTTTCTTTGGATTCCGACGATGAAGATCAACTTACAATATCACAAATGTCGAAACCCTATAAGAAGTTTGGCAATATTGACAGAAGAGATGCTTTAGAGAACTCATCAGGTCAATGTTCAGTTGCAGATAATGTGCTTCCAAGATGTGAGCTGATAACAACACTTGGAGCAGAGGAGGATGCACATGGCGCATCAATCGTACCTGCAATTTACTGTAATGCTTGTCCAAATGAACAATCATGGCTACATCTCGAAGCACGTATAAGCAAGCTGGAGACACTGCTTGGTAAGATGAAAGCAGCTAGGGAGGTTAAGTCATTAGTAACTAAAGGTTGGGTTAATTTGGATTAA
- the LOC107933411 gene encoding uncharacterized protein, giving the protein MESKSKNLVLGFVVLAVFLISGVKSWTGEIHGRVICDVCADSSIGPEDHILEGAEVAVLCITKSGEVVNYQAFTNAKGIYTVAETMPESDRWNTCLARPISSFHDHCNHLGDRSTGIKFTYSRPSGHFHTVRPFVYQPCTAPSYCTETLSE; this is encoded by the exons ATGGAATCAAAGAGCAAGAATCTGGTTCTGGGTTTTGTTGTCTTAGCTGTATTCTTGATCTCAGGTGTAAAATCTTGGACTGGTGAGATTCACGGTAGAGTTATCTGTGATGTTTGTGCTGATTCTTCCATTGGTCCTGAAGATCATATTTTAGAAG GTGCTGAGGTTGCTGTACTTTGTATTACAAAATCTGGTGAAGTAGTGAATTACCAGGCTTTCACAAACGCCAAGGGGATATACACTGTGGCCGAAACAATGCCTGAGAGTGACCGTTGGAATACATGCTTGGCACGACCGATCAGTAGTTTCCATGATCACTGCAACCATCTTGGGGATCGCAGCACCGGTATCAAGTTCACCTATAGTCGCCCATCAGGTCATTTCCACACTGTCAGACCGTTTGTATATCAACCCTGTACTGCCCCATCCTACTGCACCGAAACTCTTAGTGAATAA
- the LOC107933434 gene encoding vacuolar protein sorting-associated protein 22 homolog 1 yields the protein MRRRPGIGGLQTAAAARDQYRALGENVAKLRTDLMKEQLATFRSQLEEFARKHKNDIRKNPSFRSQFHEMCAKVGVDPLASNKGFWAELLGIGDFYYELGVQIVEICLATRPLNGGLIDLQELCKLLRQKRKHDREAVSEDDCLRAISKLKTLGSGFEVISAGKKKLVRSVPTELNKDHNQILELAQAQGYVTVDEVERRLSWTHGRAIDALDTLLDEGLAMIDDGHRDGKRCYWFPCVSSISSFGADN from the exons atgagaaGACGACCTGGAATCGGAGGGCTCCAAACAGCTGCAGCTGCTAGG gaTCAATATCGAGCGTTGGGAGAAAATGTAGCCAAGTTAAGAACCGACCTCATGAAAGAGCAGCTTGCTACTTTTCGTTCTCAACTCGAAGAATTCGCTCGAAAACACAAG AATGATATTCGTAAAAATCCGTCTTTTAGGTCTCAATTTCACGAAATGTGTGCAAAAGTAGGAGTGGATCCTTTGGCTTCAAATAAGGGATTTTGGGCTGAGCTTTTAGGAATCGGTGATTTCTATTACGAACTTG GAGTTCAAATTGTTGAGATTTGCTTGGCAACTAGGCCTCTTAATGGAGGTTTGATTGACCTGCAGGAACTCTGCAAATTGCTTCGTCAGAAACGAAAACATGATCGCGAAGCTGTATCCGAAGATGATTGTTTGCGTGCTATAAGTAAGCTGAAG ACATTAGGTAGTGGATTTGAGGTGATTTCTGCTGGAAAGAAAAAGCTTGTTCGGTCTGTTCCAACTGAATTGAATAAAGATCATAATCAAATTCTGGAGCTGGCACAG GCTCAAGGCTATGTGACCGTTGATGAGGTAGAGAGGCGGCTTTCATGGACACATGGGCGTGCTATTGATGCCCTTGATACCTTATTAGAT GAAGGTCTTGCTATGATTGATGATGGTCATAGAGATGGGAAACGCTGTTATTGGTTCCCCTGTGTATCCTCCATCTCCTCATTTGGGGCTGATAATTAA
- the LOC107933433 gene encoding fatty acid desaturase 4, chloroplastic, protein MSILKQHRCPSRSLTHISTSPRLHLVARLTCSATTTTTKPKSSQNQLVIEPRLETKPDSITPIIPSVGPPLSNDPSLQSTWSHRAWVASGCTTLFFSLAKTVTGAADTHMWFEPIVGGYVGYVLADLLSGVYHWGIDNYGDATTPIFGSQIEGFQGHHKWPWTITRRQFANNLHALARSITLTVLPIEILCNDPVIQGFVIVCAGCIMFSQQFHAWSHGTKSKLPPLVVALQDAGVLVSRSQHSAHHRPPYNSNYCIVSGVCNEFLDKNKVFEALEMIIFFKLGVRPRSWSEPGAEWIEEMDEAQSQVTVH, encoded by the coding sequence ATGTCTATCTTAAAACAACATAGGTGCCCGTCGAGGTCTCTAACGCATATTTCTACTAGCCCACGGCTGCACCTTGTTGCAAGGTTGACATGTTCGGCCACTACCACCACAACCAAGCCTAAGTCCAGTCAGAACCAGTTGGTTATCGAGCCACGGCTTGAGACAAAACCGGACTCTATCACTCCCATTATCCCTAGTGTTGGCCCTCCCTTGTCCAATGATCCAAGTTTACAATCAACATGGTCCCACCGAGCATGGGTGGCCAGTGGTTGCACCACGCTTTTCTTTTCCCTAGCCAAGACTGTAACGGGTGCAGCTGATACACATATGTGGTTCGAACCTATAGTAGGAGGCTATGTTGGGTATGTTTTAGCTGACCTTTTGTCTGGGGTTTACCATTGGGGCATCGACAATTATGGTGATGCAACCACTCCGATTTTTGGTTCACAAATTGAAGGATTCCAAGGGCACCACAAATGGCCCTGGACTATCACCAGGCGCCAGTTTGCTAACAACTTACATGCATTGGCTCGTAGCATAACTCTCACAGTGCTTCCTATAGAAATTCTCTGCAATGACCCTGTTATTCAAGGATTTGTTATCGTTTGTGCTGGTTGCATCATGTTCAGCCAACAATTTCATGCCTGGTCTCATGGCACCAAGAGCAAGCTCCCACCACTGGTGGTGGCACTACAAGATGCCGGTGTACTAGTCTCCCGGTCTCAACATTCTGCTCACCATAGGCCTCCGTATAATAGCAACTACTGCATCGTGAGCGGAGTCTGCAATGAGTTTCTAGACAAAAACAAGGTTTTTGAGGCACTAGAGATGATTATATTTTTCAAGCTTGGGGTGAGACCCAGGTCTTGGAGTGAGCCTGGTGCTGAATGGATAGAAGAGAtggatgaagctcaatctcaagtTACAGTTCATTGA